The following proteins are co-located in the Frigidibacter mobilis genome:
- a CDS encoding usg protein — MLRGYGLTTAELYYRMPDHRSVLNSFIWQEYDLAPDYPKLFGFIEFWQEQIEGPLHSVRFTHRKLIAPGSWRNVVGEFTLH, encoded by the coding sequence ATGCTGCGCGGCTACGGCCTGACCACAGCCGAACTCTACTACCGGATGCCGGATCATCGCAGCGTGCTCAACAGCTTCATCTGGCAGGAATACGACCTGGCGCCGGACTATCCCAAGCTGTTCGGCTTCATCGAGTTCTGGCAGGAACAGATCGAGGGCCCGCTGCATTCGGTGCGCTTCACCCACCGCAAGCTGATCGCGCCCGGATCATGGCGCAATGTGGTGGGGGAGTTCACGCTGCACTAG
- a CDS encoding disulfide bond formation protein B produces the protein MSGPRDWGRSTWAALAAAGSAGLLAGALVFQALGYAPCPLCLWQRWPHVAAMAIGVLAVFVPKRALLGLGALSAASSGMIGIYHTGVERHWWQGPTSCTSSGVRGVSADDLLNQIMAAPLVRCDEVAWQMLGLSMASWNVLASLALAGVWLHAASKRA, from the coding sequence ATGAGCGGGCCGCGGGACTGGGGCCGCAGCACCTGGGCCGCATTGGCCGCAGCCGGGTCGGCGGGACTGTTGGCCGGCGCGCTGGTCTTCCAGGCGCTTGGCTATGCGCCCTGCCCGCTCTGCCTGTGGCAGCGCTGGCCGCATGTGGCGGCAATGGCCATCGGCGTGCTGGCAGTCTTCGTACCGAAGCGGGCGCTGCTTGGCCTCGGCGCGCTTTCCGCGGCAAGCTCCGGCATGATCGGGATCTATCACACCGGGGTGGAACGGCACTGGTGGCAGGGCCCGACAAGCTGCACCTCCTCGGGTGTCAGGGGCGTGTCGGCCGATGACCTGCTCAACCAGATCATGGCCGCGCCGCTGGTGCGCTGCGACGAGGTGGCCTGGCAGATGCTGGGCCTGTCGATGGCCAGCTGGAACGTGCTGGCAAGCCTTGCGCTGGCCGGGGTCTGGCTCCATGCGGCCTCGAAGCGCGCGTGA
- a CDS encoding neutral zinc metallopeptidase, with translation MRWQGRRGSSNIEDRRRSGARRGSGGIQIGGLGLVAVVLIGWVLGVDVTPLLNGTAGDGGWTQEGAELTEQDIQVGEFVSVTLADTEEVWSDIFAQAGGGYDPATLVLFKGVTQSPCGGASGATGPFYCPSDRKVYLDTAFFDTLERQLGAKGDFAAAYVVAHEVAHHVQNELGILAEANQMRAKASEAQSNAISVRIELQADCFSGVFANHAGARFGSIEPGDIAEAMNAARRIGDDTLQRSAGRVPMPHTFTHGTAAQREDWFRRGYDAGSIEACDTFAARRL, from the coding sequence ATGCGGTGGCAAGGACGGCGCGGCAGCAGCAATATCGAGGACCGCCGCCGATCGGGCGCGCGCAGGGGCAGCGGCGGCATCCAGATCGGCGGGCTTGGCCTGGTGGCGGTGGTGCTGATCGGCTGGGTACTGGGAGTGGACGTGACGCCCTTGCTGAACGGCACCGCGGGGGATGGCGGCTGGACGCAGGAGGGCGCCGAGCTGACCGAGCAGGACATTCAGGTCGGCGAGTTCGTCTCTGTCACCCTTGCCGATACCGAAGAGGTCTGGAGCGATATCTTCGCGCAGGCGGGCGGCGGCTATGACCCGGCGACGCTGGTGCTGTTCAAGGGCGTGACACAATCTCCCTGCGGCGGCGCCTCGGGCGCGACGGGGCCATTCTACTGCCCGTCGGACCGCAAGGTCTATCTCGACACCGCCTTCTTCGACACGCTGGAGCGGCAGCTGGGGGCCAAGGGCGATTTCGCCGCCGCCTATGTGGTGGCCCATGAGGTGGCTCACCATGTGCAGAACGAGCTGGGAATCCTGGCCGAGGCGAACCAGATGCGCGCGAAGGCCAGCGAAGCGCAGTCCAATGCCATTTCGGTCAGGATCGAGCTGCAGGCCGATTGCTTCTCGGGCGTGTTCGCCAACCATGCCGGCGCGCGCTTTGGCAGCATCGAGCCCGGCGACATCGCCGAGGCGATGAATGCCGCCCGGCGCATTGGCGACGACACCTTGCAGCGCAGTGCCGGACGGGTGCCGATGCCGCACACCTTTACTCACGGCACGGCGGCGCAACGCGAGGACTGGTTCCGCCGCGGCTATGATGCCGGTAGCATCGAGGCCTGTGACACCTTTGCCGCGCGCCGGCTGTAG